The Agrobacterium larrymoorei genome includes the window CAACATGGCATGGACTGGCTATGTGATGGGCACCGGCGCGCTTCGCGGGCCCGACCCGCGAGAGATGGCGAAGGCCGATGTCGTCGTGATCTGGGGCACGAATGCGGTTGCCACGCAGGTCAACGTCATCACCCACGCAATCAAGGCGCGAAAGGAACGGGGCGCGAAGATCGTCGTTGTGGATATCTACGATAACCCGACGATGAAGCAGGCGGATTTAAAGCTTATCGTAAAGCCGGGCACCGATGCGGCGCTGGCCTGCGCAGTAATGCATATCGCCTTTCGCGATGGTTACGCCGACCGGGCCTATATGGCTAAATTTGCCGATGATCCTGCCGGGCTCGAAGCGCATCTTGCCACTAAGACCCCGCAATGGGCTTCCGAGATAACCGGGCTTTCGGTCGAGGAAATCGAGGCTTTCGCGCAGCTTGTCGGCACCACGAAGAAAAGTTTCTTCCGTCTGGGATATGGTTTCGCCCGTCAGCGGAATGGCGCGGTTGCCATGCATGCGGCACTCTCTATCGCGACTGTGCTTGGCTCCTGGCAATATGAGGGCGGCGGGGCGTTTCACAACAATGGCGATATCTTCCGTCTGAACAAGGCGGAGCTGATGGGTACGGCCTATGCCGACCCGAATGTTCGCCAGCTGGACCAGTCGCAAATCGGGCGCGTTCTGACGGGAGATGCCGAGGCACTGCGCGGTGGCGGGCCTGTGACGGCGATGCTGATCCAGAACACCAATCCCGCCAATGTCTGTCCGGAACAGCGGCTGGTGAGGCAGGGTTTTCTGCGCAACGACCTGTTTGTCGCCGTGCATGAGCAATTCATGACCGAGACGGCAGACATTGCCGATATCGTGCTGCCGGCGACGATGTTTCTTGAGCATGACGATCTCTACCGTGCGGGTGGCCAGAATCACATTCTGCTTGGGCCAAAGCTTGTCGAGCCGCCGGAAACTGTGCGCACCAACCTTTTCGTCATCGAGGAACTGGCGAAGCGCCTCGGTATCGATCATATGCCGGGTTTTGGCCTGAGCGCGCGGGAGCATGTGGAGCAGATTCTCCAAACGAGCGGCTGGGGCAGCTTCGACAATCTGGCCGATGAAAAATGGATCGATGCGCAGCCCGATTTCGAGGTCGCTCATTATCTCGAGGGCTTCGGTTATGCGGATGGAAAATTCCGTTTCAGCCCGGATTGGCATAACGGCCCGTCGCCCAACAAGCCGCCGAAAAATATCGGTGTGATGGGCCCTGCCGACGCATTTCCCGAATTCCCGGATCAGGTCGATGTGATCGAACTTGCGGACGAGGCGCACCCCTTCCGTCTGGCGACGTCTCCGGCCCGAAACTTCCTGAATTCCACTTTTGCGGAAACCAAGACATCCGTGCAGAAGGAAGGCCGCCCGGAACTGATGATCTCGCCGGTTGATGCGATCCGCCTCGATATTGCCGATGGCGATGTCGTGCGGATCGGCAATTTGCGCGGCGATCTCCGCATCCATGCGAAGATCGTTGAAGGTGCGAGGTCGGGTGTGCTGATCGCTGAAGGGCTGTGGCCGAACAAGGCGCATCTGGATGGTGAAGGCATCAACGTGCTGACGGGTGCCGATGCTGCTGCGCCCTATGGCGGCGCGGCGTTCCACGATAACAAGGTTTGGCTGAAAAAGGCCTGATAGGAGTGTCCATGGATCGGTCCAACGCGGTTCAACTGTCGCAGCCGGATGACGAGGCCCGCGTCAAACTCGTCGAGAAGCAGACAGTCTGGAAGCGTTTCATCCATTTGCAGACGATGGTTTTCGAGCAGCAAACCCGTGATGGGCGCACGATCCGTATTCACCGCGAAGTGCATGATCACGGCGTTGCCGCTGCCATTCTTCTTTTCGACCCGAAGCGGGAAGAGATCGTCCTCGTCCGCCAGTTCCGCCCCGGCGCCTTCGCCAATGGCGATGCAAGCTTCATGCTGGAAATCCCTGCCGGTCTGACCGACGGTGACCAGCCCGATGAGGCAATCCGGCGCGAATCCATGGAAGAGACGGGCTATGCCGTCAGCGCCCCGCGTTATCTCTTCGATACCTATGCCAGCCCCGGAACGCTGACGGAGAAGATCAGCCTATTTTATGCCCGCGTCGATCTTGCTAAAAAGGCAGGGAAAGGCGGCGGGCTGGAGACGGAAGGTGAGGATATCGAGGTTCTGACCGTGCCGCTCAACGAGGCTTACGGGATGATCGCATCTGGTGAGATTACCGATTCCAAGACGATCATCATGCTGCAATGGGCGATGCTGAACCGGGCGAGTTTGTAAGCAATTCTTTGCCTTAGGCGAAAGCTACGTTTTCTGCTTTCGCCGCCGCGACAAGTTTCTTGTCCATCGTGGCGAGCGGCATGCTTCTCCCGATGGAGAGAGCGAGATAGGCTGCGTCGTAAGCAGATAGCGCATGCTGGCGTGCAAGTTTTACGATTGAAACGGCATCGTCGCCGGACACGAGCGTAATCGGCAAACTGTTGAAGCGCAGAAGAATGGAAAGGACATCTTCCGGTTCTATGCGTTTGCGCCGCTCTGCCATGACCAGAATATTGCGGAGTTCGTGTGCCAGCAGATCGGGCGCGAAAGCATCTTCGCTTTCGAGACGCTGGAGCGCCTTTTCAGCAAGTTCATTGGCCTCATCCGGCAAAAACCATGCAGCGACGACCGATGCGTCAACGACAAAGGACATCAACGTCGTCCTTCATTCTTCCAGTCAGCGATTTCGTCTGAGGTTACTTGCGCCCGCAGAGCGCGTTCAGACCGCAACGTATTTATCAATTGTTTGCGTGCCTGAGCATCGTTGGTCCTGACGAGCCGCGCAACGGGTTCGTTGCCGCGTGCTATGACAACATCCTCGCCAGCTTCAACCTTCGCAAGAAGCTCTGAGAGATGCGTCTTAGCTTCGCCCACTTTGACGGTCAGCGTCATGGTCTATTGCTCCATTCGAGCAAAATAATACCAGTACGCAAACCGCTTGGTCAAGGCTTGGCCAAGTCGTGTATCAGGCCGATATCAGCTGCTGGGACGCTGGTTTCGTGTCGCTGTTACGCACAGCCTTGCCGTCCGCCATCCGAACTTTACCCTCCGCCAACAGCTTCAGAGAAAGCGGGTAAAGCTGATGCTCCACCATCAGCACACGGGCGGCGAGCGTTTCGGCTGTATCGTCGGCAGTGACGGGAACGGCGGCCTGGCCGATGACGGGGCCTTCATCCATGCCTTCGGTGACGAAGTGGACGGTGCAGCCGGTGATTTTCATGCCGTTGTCGATGGCGCGCTGGTGGGTGTGGAGGCCCGGGAAGAGCGGCAGCAGCGAGGGGTGGATATTGATGATCCGGCCCTCATAAGGCGCGATGAAATCCCCGGAAATCAGGCGCATATAGCCTGCGAGGCAGATGATGTCGGGTGCAATCTCCCCAAGCGCGGCGAGGATTGCCGCTTCATGCTCGGCCTTGCTCGCATAATTCCTGCGCTCGAAGACGAGGGTTGGGATGCCGAAGCCCTGCGCCTTGGCAAGCCCGCCTGCTGTCGGCTTGTCGGAGATGACGCAGACGATTTCGGCGGGGAAGTCCGGGGTTTGGCAGGCCTCAGCCAGCGCCACCATGTTGGAGCCGCTGCCTGAAATGAACACCACGACTTTGCTGCGGGCAGAGCCTGTGCTCATAGTGCGAGCGTGCCCTTGTAGATCGTGCCATGTGCACCTTCTTCGCGGGCAACCATGCGACCGAGCGGGAACACGGTTTCACCTTCCGCCGTCAGCGCGTCGGTCACTTTCTGCGCATTTTCTGCCGAAACGACGACGATCATGCCGACGCCGCAGTTGAAGGTGCGCAGCATTTCATTGGCCGCAACGCCGCCGGTTTTGGCAAGCCATGAGAAAACAGCCGGTACTTCGATGGATGCGAGATCGATTTCCGCCGCCAGATGCTTTGGCAGCACGCGCGGAATATTTTCAGGGAAGCCGCCGCCGGTAATATGCGCCAGAGCCTTCAGGGCACCCGTCTCGCGAATGGCCTTGAGAAGCGGCTTCACATAGATGCGCGTTGGTGTCAGCAGGGCTTCGCCGAGCTTCTTGCCGTCTGCGAAAGGCGCAGGCGCATCCCAGCCGAGGCCGGAGAGGGAAACGATCTTGCGCACCAGCGAGAAACCATTGGAGTGGACGCCGGAGGAGGAGAGGCCGAGGATGACATCGCCTTCTGCGATGTCGCCAGCGGGCAGAAGCTGTCCGCGTTCGGCAGCGCCCACGGCAAAGCCCGCCAGATCGTAATCGCCATCGGAATACATGCCGGGCATCTCGGCGGTTTCTCCGCCAATCAGCGCGCAGCCGGATTGAAGGCAGCCAGCGGCAATGCCGTTGACGATGGCCGCGCCCTGATCCGGATCCAGCTTGCCGGTGGCGAAATAATCTAGGAAAAACAGCGGCTCTGCGCCCTGAACCACCAGATCGTTGACGCACATGGCAACGAGGTCGATGCCGACCGTATCGTGGAAATTCGCGTCAATGGCGATCTTCAGCTTCGTGCCGACGCCATCATTGGCAGCAACGAGAACAGGGTCCTTGAAACCAGCGGCCTTGAGGTCGAACAGGCCGCCGAAGCCGCCGATCTCGCCATCCGCGCCCGGACGGCGCGTAGAGCGAACGGCTGGCTTGATCTTCTCGACCATCAGGTTTCCGGCATCGATATCGACGCCTGCATCGCTGTAGGTAAGACCGTTCTTGCCCGACTGGCTCATGGCTCTCGTCTCCGCTGGTTTTCTTGGCGTCGCCATTCGCATGAGATGGGTGCCGATGCAAGGGTGAGAGCGCCGGAACGCATGTTTTTCATGCCTTTTCGCCCCGAAGTCGGTCTGTGATCCCGACATCCCCCACCTGAGGGCGTGAGCGCTATCGCCCTTGACCAGTCCCGCCTGCGCATCCTATCTCCTAGGACTGGCGTTATCACGGGCTGACGCGCACGAGGAAAAAACGATGCAACCACATATCAGAGGCATAAATCTGAGGCGCCAGATCTTCTTCTGGTTGGGCGCGCTCGTGATTTTCGTCGTGTTCCTCATGGTGTTCAGCTCCATTCTGCTGCCCTTCGTGGCGGGCATGGCGCTAGCTTATTTCCTCGATCCCGTAGCGGATTGGCTGGAGCGGCGCGGCCTCAGCCGCATGATGGCCAGCATTTTCATTCTCATTTCCTTCGTGCTGCTGTTCGCGCTTTCGCTGATCATCATCATTCCGCTGATTGCGGCGCAGGCATCGGAATTCATCAGCCGCATTCCTCAATATATCTCGTCTCTGCAGCAATTGATCGCGGGCACGGATACGAACCTGCTGCCCGGCTGGGTCAGTTCGCAGATCGATACGGTGAAGGAAAACTTCTCCAAACTTCTGACGGAAGGCGCAGGCTTTATCGGCACGCTGCTGACGCAGATATGGAATTCCGGCAAGTCGCTGGTGGATGTGATTTCGCTGCTGGTGGTGACGCCCGTGGTCGCATTCTATCTGCTGCTGGACTGGGACCGGATGATCGATAAGGTGGATAGCTGGATTCCGCGCGACCACGTAACGACTGTGCGCCAGATTGCGCGCGACATGGATGCGACGATTGCGGGCTTCATCCGCGGTCAGGGTTCGCTTTGCATCATTCTCGGCGTTTATTACGCTGTCGGCCTCTCGCTCGTCGGCCTGAATTTCGGTCTTCTGATCGGCATGTTCGCAGGCGCCATCAGCTTCATTCCCTATATCGGTTCGATGGTGGGTCTGGTTCTTGCCGTCGGCGTGGCGCTGGTTCAGTTCTGGCCGGATTATATCTATGTGATCCTGACGCTTGCCGTTTTCTTCTCCGGCCAGTTCATCGAAGGCAATATTCTTCAGCCGAAGCTGGTTGGCAGTAGCGTGGGTCTTCACCCCGTCTGGCTGATGTTTGCGCTGTTTGCCTTCGGCGCTCTCTTCGGCTTCGTCGGTCTTTTGGTGGCGGTTCCCGCTGCCGCTGCGGTCGGTGTGCTTGTTCGCTTCGCTCTATCGCGCTATCTTGATAGCGATCTCTATCATGGGCGTGCAGCCAATCTTCCTTGGGAGCCGCCGGAGGCTGGACAGCTGGAAGCCCTGCCGCCGCAGAAGATCGATTCTCAGAGCTGATCGATGAACGAAAACAATAAACCCGGCCCTGCCCGGTCCAAGGCCGAGCAGTTGCCGCTTGCCTTCTCGCACCAGACGGCGACGGGACGTGAAGACCTTCTGGTCGCCGCTCCGCTGGATGCGGCTGTCAGCATCGTGGACGAATGGCCACGCTGGCCGTCCCCGGTCGTCATTCTGGCCGGTCCTCCCGGTTCGGGCAAATCGCATCTGGCGTCCATCTGGAAAAATACCAGCGGTGCCAATGAGATAACGCCGCAAAAAGGACAGGATGCCGCGCGTGTTGCGGAAAACGGCCCGGTGCTTTTCGAGGATGCGGACCGCAATGGCTTTGACGACACCGAGCTTTTCCATGTCATCAACAGCGTGCGCGAAAACGGAACCTCGCTGCTGATCACGACGCGGCAATGGCCTGCGGCCTGGCCGGTAACGCTGCCGGACCTACGCTCCCGCCTGAAAGCGGCGACCGTGGTAGAAATCGGCGAACCCGACGAGGATTTGCTGGCGCAGGTGCTGATGAAGCTCTTTGCCGACAGGCAGCTTTACATGGATGACAAACTTGTCAGCTATATCGTTGCAAGGATGGAGCGTTCGCTGGATACGGCGCAGTCCCTTGTCGAGCGGCTGGACCGGCTGGCGCTATCGCGCGGCACACGGATCAGCCGGGCGCTTGCGGCAGAGGTTCTGACCGAGATGGGCAGCACTCTGGAAGACGATTGACTGTCACAGTTCCGTCGTCAAACTGTTATACGGGCAATGGCAGATTTAGAGGTGGAGTATTAGATGGATACGGCTGTGCAGGATGAGTTCGAAAAGGGCGGCTTGGCTCCGGCAGCAGAGGTGGAAAACCTATGGGATAGCCCCGCGCGTTTCGTCAACCGGGAATTTTCCTGGCTGCAATTCAACCGCCGCGTTCTGGAAGAAACGCTGAATACATCGCACCCGCTGCTGGAAAGGCTGCGCTTCCTCTCCATCTCCGCTGCCAACCTCGATGAATTCTTCATGGTGCGCGTTGCCGGTCTCGAAGGCCAGGTGCGCCAGTCCATCACGGTAAAGACACCGGATGGTCGTACTCCCGCAGAGCAGCTGGAAGATATCCTCAAGGAAATCGATAATCTCCAGATGGAGCAGCAGGCTTCGCTTGCCGTTCTCCAGCAGTATCTCGCCAAGGAAGATATCTATATCGTTCGCCCGGCGGCGCTTTCCGATGAGGACCGTACATGGCTGGAAAACGAGTTCGAAGAGCGCATCTTTGCGGTTCTGACGCCGCTTTCCATCGATCCCGCGCACCCGTTCCCCTTCATTCCCAATCTCGGCTTTTCCATGGGCCTGCAGTTGGAGAGCGTGAACGGGCGCGAGCCGATGACGGCGCTTCTGCGTTTGCCGCCAGCGCTGGACCGCTTTATCCGCCTGCCGGATGACAAGACGGCGATCCGCTACATCACGCTGGAAGATGTCGTTGGCCTTTTCATTCACCGGCTTTATCCCGGCTACACCGTCAAGGGCTTCGGTACTTTCCGCATCATCCGCGATAGCGATATCGAGCTTGAGGAAGAAGCCGAAGATCTGGTGCGTTACTTCGAAAGCGCCCTGAAGCGCCGCCGTCGCGGCTCGGTCATTCGCATCGAGACCGACAGTGAAATGCCGCAGTCCCTGCGTCAGTTCGTGGTGCATGAGCTTGGCGTGCCGGATAACCGCGTTGCCGTTCTGCCGGGTCTTCTGGCGCTCAACACCATTTCGGAAATCGTGAAAGCGCCGCGTGAAGACCTGAAGTTCGAGGCTTACAATGCCCGCTTCCCGGAACGCGTTCGCGAACATATGGGCGATTGCCTCGCCGCGATCCGCGAAAAGGACATGGTGGTTCACCATCCTTACGAAAGCTTCGACGTGGTCGTGCAGTTTCTGCTGCAAGCGGCGCGCGACCCGGATGTTCTGGCCATCAAGCAGACGCTCTACCGCACCTCGAATGACAGCCCTATCGTTCGCGCGCTGATCGATGCCGCCGAACTTGGCAAGTCCGTGACGGCGCTGGTGGAGCTCAAGGCCCGCTTCGATGAAGAAGCCAATATTCGCTGGGCGCGAGATCTGGAGCGCGCTGGCGTGCAGGTCGTGTTCGGCTTCATCGAACTGAAGACCCACGCGAAGATGTCGATGGTCGTGCGCCGTGAAGATGGCAAGCTGCGCACCTATTGCCACCTTGGAACGGGCAACTATCACCCGGTCACGGCAAAGGTTTACACCGACCTGTCCTTCTTCACCTGCAATCCGAAGATTGCGCATGACATGGCCAATATCTTCAACTTCATCACCGGCTATGGCGAGCCGGAAGAAGGTATGAAGCTGGCGGTTTCGCCCTATACGCTGCGCGCGCGCATCTTGAAGCACATCAATGACGAGATCGAGCATGCCAAGGCCGGTGCACCGGCGGCGATCTGGATGAAGATGAATTCGCTGGTCGATCCAGAAATCATCGATGCGCTCTACAAGGCGAGTGCGGCGGGCGTCGAGATCGATCTGGTGATCCGCGGCATCTGCTGCCTGCGTCCGCAGGTGCCGGGTCTGTCGGATAATATCCGGGTGAAATCCATCGTCGGTCGTTTCCTGGAACACAGCCGAATCTTCTGCTTCGGCAATGGTTACGGCCTGCCATCCGATAAGGCGCTGGTCTATATCGGCTCTGCCGACATGATGCCGCGCAACCTCGACCGCCGCGTTGAAACACTGGTGCCTCTGGTCAATCCAACCGTGCATGAGCAAGTTCTTTCACAGATCATGCTGGGCAATCTCATTGACAATCAACAGAGCTACGAGATACTTGCGGACGGAACGTCCAGGCGCATCGAAGTGCGCAAGGGCGAGGAACCGTTCAACGCGCAGCACTATTTCATGACCAATCCAAGCCTGTCCGGACGTGGTGAAGCCCTGAAATCCAGTGCGCCAAAACTGATTGCGGGGCTGATCTCGGCCCGCAAGAAACAGGCTGAATGACACGATCAGAAGCACAGGGGCGGCTGACCGGCCTTGCCCCCGTTTCCGTCATAGATATTGGTTCGAACTCGGTTCGTCTCGTCGTTTATGAAGGTCTCTCGCGCGCACCTGCGGTGCTGTTCAACGAAAAGGTACTGTGCGGTCTCGGCAAAGGGCTTGCCCTTACCGGGCGCATGGATGAGGAAGGCGTGCGCCGCGCGCTGACCACGCTCAAGCGCTTCCGTGCCCTTTCCGCGCAGGCGCAGGCCCAGCAACTGCATGTCCTGGCAACCGCTGCCGCGCGCGAAGCCGAAAACGGACCGGACTTCATTCGCGAAGCGGAAGAAATTCTGGGCTGCGAAATCGAGGTTCTGTCCGGTGAAAAGGAAGCGCTCTATTCTGCCTATGGCGTGATCAGCGGCTTCCATGAGCCGGATGGCATTGCGGGCGATCTCGGCGGCGGTTCGCTGGAACTGATCGATATCAAGGGCAATAAATGCGGCACGGGCATCACCCTGCCGCTCGGCGGTCTGCGCCTGTCCGAACAGGCGGGCGGCTCGTTGGAAAAAGCTGCGGCCTTCGCCAAGAAGCAGGTCAAAAAGAGTGCAGCACTTCTCGCTGCCGGTGAAGGGCGCACCTTCTATGCGGTGGGCGGAACGTGGCGTAACATCGCCAAGCTCCATATGGAAATTACTCATTACCCGCTTCATATGATGCAGGGTTACGAGCTTCCGCTGTCGGAAATGCTGAGCTTTCTGGACGAGGTTGTCGCCTCCAAGGATAGCAAGGACCCAGCCTGGCAGGCGGTTTCGAAAAACCGCCGCTCGCTTCTGCCGTTCGGCGCCATCGCCATGCGCGAAGTGCTGGAAGCGATGAAGCCCGCCAGGATCGCCTTTTCCGCACAGGGCGTGCGTGAGGGCTATCTTTATTCGCTTCTCTCGGAAACCGAGCAGGAAGCCGATCCGCTGCTGGTTGCCTCCGATGAATTGGCGATCCTCCGTGCCCGCTCGCCGGAACATGCACGTGAACTGGCGGACTGGAGCGGGCGGACTTTCCCGGTCTTCGGCATCGATGAGACGGAAGAGGAAAGCCGTTACCGGCAGGCTGCGTGCCTCGTTGCGGATATCAGCTGGCGCGCGCATCCCGATTATCGCGGGCTTCAGGCGCTCAACATCATCGCGCACTCCTCCTTCGTGGCCATCACCCATCCGGGTCGCGCCTATATCGCGCTCGCCAACTACTATCGTTTCGAAGGCCTGAACGATAATGGGACGACCGATGGTCTGGCCAAGATCGCGACGCCCCGCATGATCGATCTGGCCAAGCTGCTCGGTGGCCTGCTGCGCGTCGTCTACCTCTTCTCGGCCTCGATGCCGGGGGTTGTCGACCACCTGCGTTTCCGCAAATCGGAACAGCAGGATTTCGATCTCGAATTCGTCGTTCCGCATGAATATTGCGATTTTGCCGGTGAGCGTCTGGAAGGGCGCCTGCAGCAGCTGGCGAAACTGACGGGCAAGCGACTGGCCTTCGTTTTCGAATAGTCCGAAGCCGAACCGGAACAAAAACCCCTCCCTTATGCTTTGACGCTAAAATATAAGGGAGGGTTTCATGATACCACAGTCATTTGCGGAAGAGTTCGATTTCGCGCTGGTTCTTCCGATCAGCGTCCTGCTTGCGCGCATCGTGGGCGCGCTTTTCCTCTGCGGTCTGATCGGTCTTGAGCGCGAGTTTCGCAACAATACGGCGGGCATTCGCACCAATATGCTGATCGGGCTGGCCGCCGTCGTCTTCAGCGTTGTGACGCTTGAACTGATGCATGCCTATCAGCAGACGGGCGATTCCGCCCGCATGGACCCTATACGCCTTGTCGAAGCCGTGACTGCCGGGATCGCCTTTCTTGCTGCAGGCATGGTGGTTTATCAGCGGGGTGATGTGAAAGGCCTGACGACCGGCGCCAGCATGTGGCTTTCCGCCTCCATAGGTCTTTCAGTCGGCCTCGGGCTCTGGCCGCTTGCCATATTCGCGACCTTCATCGGCATCGCTGTGCTGTGGCTTTTGCGCAAAGCAGAGATCGCCACTGGCATCAAAGACGAAGCTGGCGTGCGAAAGCTCGGCGAGTAGGGACAAGCGCCGCCCGAAGACGGCGCTTGCAATCGGTTACTTCGCGTCGAGGAAGTCCTTCACATCGAGAACGACGAACTCGTTATCGTCTGCCTTGCCCAGCGCGCGGCCTGCCGAGAAGGGCAGGTTGTTGTCGTTACCGACGATGATATGGTTGGCGTCGATGCGGTCCACATTTTCGATGGTGACGAAAGGCATGGTGTAAATGCCGTTTTCAGAGCCCTGGCTGGCCTTCTTGTCAGGATCGGCGATCTTCATCAGGTCGATATAGCCGATCTTGCGGGCGGCCTTGCCGACATTGGCGTCGCTGAATTCGATCTTGTAGATGCGCTTCAGCTTGGCAGGCACGGCAAAGCAGTTCGGCTCAGGCTTCTTCGGGTCGGCGCAGGCCTTATCGGACAGACCGGCACCATTGTCGCGCTCGATGACAAGGGCGGTGGTGTCGTCCAGCATGTTGAAATCGCCAATCGCTTCGCCGCCTTCCGCCAGCGGGTAAAGCCATGTGCGGCCGGTCCATGCCTTGGAGGCAACATCGAGTTCGATGATGCGCAGACCGGTTGCGCCATCTTCGGTCTTTTCGACCTGGCCCTCGGCATTGTAAAGCGGGCCTTCAAGCAGGCCGTAAAGCTTGGTTCCGTCCTTCGACATTGCCATGCCCTCGAAGCCGCCGGAGCGCTTCAGGTTGAAAACGGGCATTTTCTGCGTCGGGTTGCCCGGCAACGCAAGCGTCGGATGATCGGGCGACTTGACCTCGATATCGCCTGCCTTGGTGGAAATGACGTCCGTCAGCTTTCCATCGCGTGTGAACTTCAGAATGTAGGGGCCGAATTCTTCGCCCACCCAGAAACCGTCCGCAACGGGCTGGATCGATTCGACATCGAAATCCGCGCCCGTGAGGTAACGCTTTTCCGTGCCTTCAAGCACGATTGGGAAGGGTGCCTTCTTGTCTGGGTCCGACAGGAAAACGGTTTCGAGCGCGTTGACCTTGCCTGCATCCCAATCGAATTTCAGGTGGTGGAGCATCAGCATTGCATCGCTGGAGTTCAGCTTGGAGCCGAAGCCATTGTCGGACAGGCTCCAGAAGGTACCGTCATCCATGGTCTTGATGCCGGAGAAGCCCTGCATGGCCTGACCATCGAACGGCATGGAAAGGCCGGTGGGGCGCACGCCATCCTTGCCGGGCACGGTGCCAAGCCCTTCCGCGCGCTTGCGATCCGCCGTCGTGAACTTGGCCGAGGTCTTCAGATGGTCCGGCGCATCCGAAGGTGCGGCGATGATGGTGTTGGCTGGAAGCACCGCCTGCGAGACGAGCTTGGCCGGAAATTCTTTCTCTGCGGCAAAGGCATGAAGGCTGCCGAGCATCAGGAAGGCCGCGGAGGAAAGAAGAAGCTTTTTCATGAAACATACCTGTCGGTTTGCGTTGTGGCGCATGGACCGATAGGTGCCGTTTGTGACAGCTTCGTTATGGGGTTTTGAACGTTTGATGAAGCTTTTTTAGCGAGCTTGAATCAGAGGGCTGCCTGCCGGGTAAGCGCGCAGACGCCAAGGGTCTGACCGCGACCCTTTACGGCATGTTCGCCCAGATATTCGCTCTTCACGCCCTTTGGCAGCAGTAACTGGTGGGCGAGATCGGACGAGATGAGAATGGGATGGCCCAGCATCTTGCTCAATGATTCCAGACGCGCAGTGGTGTTCACCGTGTCACCGAAATAGGTGATCTTGTGGTGGTCCACGCCGATTTCCGCCGTAATGACAGGCCCGCCGTGAATGGCGAAGCGCAGCTTCGGCACGGTGCCGAAATTGGCGAGCCAGGTGGCGCGGCTGCTTTCTATTTCGGAGAGAATATCGAAAACGCAATTGATGCAGGCTGCGCGCCGGATGGCCAGATGATAGGGCCATGTGATGATGGCAGCGTCGCCGATATAATCATCGATCACCCCGCCATGCTTGCGCACCGGGTTTGCGTAAGTCGAAAACAGCTCGCCCAGAAACTCCTGCGCCTTCAGGTCGCCATGGGTTTCGGCAAAAGAGGTGGAGCCGACCAGATCGATGAAGAGAAAGACGCGCTCTTCGCTGACCGGCCTGCGGTATCGCCCCAGAATGAGGTCGATGAAGATATCGCGGCCCAGCAATTCTCTTACGCGCATGATGAAGACGATGATGGCGCAGACGCCGAGCGTGAAGACCATTGTCTGCATTTCTGCATGCACGGCACGCCGCCAGCTGGTTGGGAGCACGCCCGTTGCCCATAAAATGGTGCCGCCGAGACCGAAACCGCAAAAGA containing:
- a CDS encoding adenylate/guanylate cyclase domain-containing protein; the encoded protein is MRKILAMLDYVVLFLAVAGSGVVYAFLEYGGGAFIGATYALFACAPILAFERGYIMPGLSKRVSMLPTPAYIAVGMFIYVILVFCGFGLGGTILWATGVLPTSWRRAVHAEMQTMVFTLGVCAIIVFIMRVRELLGRDIFIDLILGRYRRPVSEERVFLFIDLVGSTSFAETHGDLKAQEFLGELFSTYANPVRKHGGVIDDYIGDAAIITWPYHLAIRRAACINCVFDILSEIESSRATWLANFGTVPKLRFAIHGGPVITAEIGVDHHKITYFGDTVNTTARLESLSKMLGHPILISSDLAHQLLLPKGVKSEYLGEHAVKGRGQTLGVCALTRQAAL